Proteins encoded within one genomic window of Pigmentiphaga sp. H8:
- a CDS encoding fumarylacetoacetate hydrolase family protein, with protein MKYAMYRRDGVKRVAILDGACLVDPQAVEQAVGGLGPQVSWFADMTEVIRHAPQSRELGARAVVLAAERGVGRVALDDVQLCAPMLPSTILCAGSNYLSHNAEKAGSDTSGKEPEFFLKTADCVVGPNDEIVHDPVLTRKLDGEVELGVVIGKPGRHIPRERALEHVFGYTIVNDVTARDRQVRFRPDGSSWYELGRGKVFDTSAPLGPYIVGAEDIPDPQSLDIRSWVNGELRQSSNTAQMIWSVAELVHVFSINLTLRPGMVIITGTPSGTAWSTDKELGGKWSGGNGIVPASGYLRPGDLIECEVDGIGRLRNQVVAA; from the coding sequence ATGAAATATGCAATGTATCGCCGTGATGGCGTCAAGCGCGTGGCCATCCTCGACGGTGCGTGCCTGGTTGATCCGCAAGCGGTCGAACAGGCCGTGGGCGGGCTGGGGCCGCAAGTGAGCTGGTTTGCCGACATGACCGAGGTCATCCGCCATGCCCCGCAGTCCCGGGAATTGGGCGCGCGGGCGGTGGTGCTGGCCGCCGAGCGAGGTGTGGGACGCGTGGCGCTGGATGATGTGCAGCTCTGCGCCCCCATGCTGCCTTCCACCATCCTGTGCGCGGGCAGCAACTACCTGAGCCACAATGCCGAAAAGGCCGGCTCCGACACAAGCGGCAAAGAGCCGGAGTTCTTCCTCAAGACCGCCGACTGCGTCGTCGGCCCGAACGACGAGATCGTCCACGATCCGGTGCTGACGCGCAAACTGGACGGCGAGGTCGAGCTGGGCGTGGTCATCGGCAAGCCGGGGCGGCACATCCCACGCGAACGGGCGCTGGAGCATGTGTTCGGCTATACCATCGTCAACGACGTCACGGCTCGCGACCGCCAGGTGCGCTTTCGGCCGGACGGCAGCAGTTGGTACGAGCTCGGGCGCGGTAAGGTATTCGATACCAGCGCTCCGCTGGGCCCGTACATCGTCGGCGCCGAAGACATCCCCGACCCGCAAAGCCTGGACATCCGTTCCTGGGTCAATGGTGAGCTGCGGCAAAGCAGCAATACCGCACAGATGATCTGGAGTGTGGCCGAACTCGTCCATGTGTTTTCCATCAACCTGACGCTGCGGCCGGGCATGGTGATCATCACGGGCACGCCCAGCGGTACGGCCTGGTCCACCGACAAGGAACTCGGCGGCAAATGGTCGGGAGGCAACGGCATCGTCCCCGCCTCGGGTTATTTGAGGCCGGGCGATCTGATCGAATGCGAAGTCGATGGTATCGGCAGGCTGCGCAATCAGGTGGTGGCCGCTTGA
- a CDS encoding tripartite tricarboxylate transporter substrate binding protein — translation MNRGRALFAAALLCPLAALAADSYPSRPITLVVPFSPGGVSDTTARPLAPVIAKRLGQPVIIENRPGAGGGVGMAHVAKAAPDGYTLMMALASISAIPPADKLTGKAPSYSTSQFAAIARISADPTVLVVRDDAPWKSVRELVEAAKAKPGTISFSSSGIYGTTHVAMERFAHAAGIKLLHVPYGGGGEQVTALLGGHVQASTQTYGNISGHIKSGKFKPLAVQGAERLASLPDVPTLKELGYDAEYYLWAGLFAPTGLPEPVMAKLRTVVKEAAADPAFVKAMTGMGTPVQYLDAPEFEAFWRADERHQTQIINSIGKLE, via the coding sequence ATGAATCGAGGCCGTGCGCTTTTCGCCGCCGCTTTATTGTGTCCACTCGCCGCGTTGGCGGCGGACAGCTACCCTTCCCGTCCCATTACGCTGGTCGTGCCGTTCTCGCCGGGTGGCGTGTCGGACACCACGGCGCGTCCGCTGGCGCCTGTCATCGCCAAGCGTCTGGGGCAACCGGTCATCATCGAGAACCGGCCAGGAGCAGGCGGTGGAGTGGGAATGGCCCATGTGGCCAAGGCGGCTCCGGACGGCTATACGCTCATGATGGCGTTGGCCAGTATTTCGGCAATTCCCCCCGCCGACAAGCTGACGGGCAAGGCACCTTCATATTCCACCTCGCAATTTGCCGCCATCGCTCGCATATCGGCCGATCCCACCGTGCTGGTGGTGCGCGACGACGCGCCCTGGAAGTCCGTGCGCGAGCTGGTGGAGGCGGCCAAGGCCAAGCCCGGCACGATCAGCTTCAGTTCATCCGGCATCTACGGCACCACGCATGTAGCGATGGAGCGTTTCGCCCACGCCGCCGGGATCAAGCTGCTGCACGTGCCGTATGGGGGCGGCGGCGAACAGGTGACGGCGCTGCTGGGTGGGCATGTCCAGGCCTCGACGCAGACCTACGGCAACATTTCCGGCCACATCAAGAGCGGCAAGTTCAAGCCGCTGGCGGTTCAAGGCGCCGAGCGCCTGGCCAGCCTGCCCGATGTGCCGACGCTGAAAGAGCTCGGCTACGACGCTGAATACTATCTTTGGGCCGGACTGTTCGCGCCGACGGGCCTGCCCGAGCCCGTCATGGCGAAGCTGCGTACCGTCGTCAAGGAAGCGGCGGCCGATCCGGCATTCGTCAAGGCCATGACAGGAATGGGGACGCCCGTCCAGTATCTGGATGCGCCGGAGTTCGAGGCCTTCTGGCGGGCCGACGAACGGCATCAGACGCAGATCATCAACAGCATCGGCAAACTCGAATAA
- a CDS encoding CaiB/BaiF CoA-transferase family protein has protein sequence MSPSLSSTASRPLDGVTVLSLEHAIAAPFCTRQLADLGARVIKIERPGSGDFARGYDERVRGLSSHFVWTNRSKESLALDLKQESAREVLERLLPRVDVLVQNLAPGAADRLGLSFEALHARHSRLIVCDISGYGDSGPYRDKKAYDLLIQSEGGFLSVTGTPGEPSKAGASVADIAAGMYAYSNILAALLLRATTGKGSRIDVSMLESMVEWMGYPMYYAFDGAPPPPRSGASHATIYPYGPFPAGDGGTVMLGLQNEREWRVFCERVLARPDLADDPRFDANSRRTDNRAALRDIIVEVFAGMTAGQVMAALDDAQIANARVNDMAGVWSHPQLAARRRWTEVASPAGMLPALLPPGTGGAYAARMDRIPALGEDTLSILAELGYGEAEIAALHARQEMPGR, from the coding sequence ATGAGCCCATCCCTTTCATCGACCGCGTCGCGCCCGCTGGACGGCGTCACCGTGCTGAGCCTCGAGCACGCCATCGCGGCGCCGTTCTGCACGCGGCAACTGGCCGACCTGGGCGCGCGCGTCATCAAGATCGAACGCCCGGGAAGCGGGGATTTCGCGCGCGGCTACGACGAGCGCGTGCGCGGTCTGTCGTCCCACTTCGTCTGGACCAACCGGTCGAAGGAAAGCCTGGCGCTGGACCTGAAGCAGGAGAGCGCGCGCGAGGTGCTGGAGCGGTTGCTGCCGCGCGTGGACGTGCTGGTGCAGAACCTGGCGCCCGGTGCCGCCGACAGGCTGGGGCTGTCGTTCGAGGCGCTGCACGCGAGGCATTCCAGGCTGATCGTCTGTGATATCTCGGGCTATGGCGACAGCGGCCCGTATCGCGACAAGAAGGCCTACGACCTGCTGATACAAAGCGAGGGCGGCTTCCTGTCGGTCACGGGCACGCCCGGCGAACCGTCCAAGGCCGGCGCCTCGGTGGCCGACATCGCCGCCGGCATGTACGCCTATTCCAACATCCTGGCCGCGCTGCTGCTGCGGGCCACGACGGGGAAGGGCAGCCGCATCGACGTCTCCATGCTCGAAAGCATGGTCGAGTGGATGGGCTACCCCATGTACTACGCGTTCGACGGCGCGCCCCCGCCGCCGCGCTCGGGCGCCTCGCACGCGACCATCTATCCCTATGGCCCGTTTCCGGCGGGCGACGGCGGCACCGTGATGCTCGGCCTGCAGAACGAACGAGAATGGCGCGTGTTCTGCGAACGGGTGCTGGCGCGGCCGGACCTGGCCGACGATCCCCGTTTCGATGCCAATTCGCGGCGCACCGACAACCGGGCCGCGCTGCGCGACATCATCGTGGAGGTCTTCGCCGGGATGACCGCCGGCCAGGTCATGGCGGCGCTGGACGATGCGCAGATCGCCAATGCGCGCGTCAACGACATGGCCGGCGTCTGGTCGCATCCGCAGCTGGCTGCCCGGCGCCGCTGGACTGAAGTGGCAAGCCCGGCGGGCATGTTGCCCGCGTTGCTGCCGCCGGGGACGGGCGGTGCGTACGCGGCCCGCATGGATCGGATACCGGCCCTGGGTGAAGATACCTTGTCCATCCTGGCCGAACTCGGCTATGGCGAAGCCGAGATCGCCGCGCTGCATGCGCGGCAGGAAATGCCGGGCCGTTAG
- a CDS encoding MmgE/PrpD family protein — protein MDKTSLARDGATGALCEFLAALRFEDLPAAVVDRTEDLFLDWVASALAGKGGHPVPLFERYAAAMGPAAGRCAILTNRRTTSAHFAALVNGAASHLVEQDDLHNSSVLHPATVVFPAVFAAAQDLGKSGSELLLAAVAGYEAGVRIGEFLGRTHYRIFHTTGTVGTLAAAAGVAKLLGQDARTLAHTLGSAGTQASGLWEFLREAADSKQLHTGQAAANGLLAAYLAQDGLTGAHGVLEGRQGMAAGMSSDADPSRLSDRLGQRWATLETSFKFHASCRHTHPAADALLHLMRTEGIAHGDIASIRARVHRAAIDVLGNVDEPSTVHQAKFSMGAVLGLIAVHGRAGLEEFRDHALTDPAVADIRRRTTMVLDDGVDRAYPARWLGRVEVETRDGRRLAAAIDSPKGDPDNTLSRPELETKLRRLAAFSGAATPAEIDAWIPRLWNLRHARDLSDFMPEES, from the coding sequence CACCGGCGCCCTGTGTGAATTCCTGGCCGCGCTGCGTTTCGAGGACCTGCCCGCGGCGGTGGTGGACCGGACCGAAGACCTGTTCCTGGACTGGGTGGCGTCGGCCCTGGCCGGGAAGGGCGGGCATCCGGTGCCGCTGTTCGAACGCTACGCCGCCGCGATGGGGCCGGCAGCGGGGCGCTGCGCGATCCTGACCAACCGGCGCACCACGTCGGCGCATTTCGCCGCGCTGGTCAACGGCGCGGCCTCGCACCTGGTCGAGCAGGACGATCTGCACAACAGCTCGGTGCTGCATCCGGCCACGGTGGTATTTCCCGCCGTGTTCGCCGCGGCGCAGGACCTGGGCAAGTCGGGCAGCGAGCTGTTGCTGGCCGCGGTGGCCGGCTACGAGGCCGGCGTGCGCATCGGCGAATTCCTGGGCCGGACGCACTATCGCATCTTCCATACGACCGGCACCGTGGGTACGCTGGCGGCCGCGGCCGGCGTGGCCAAGCTGCTGGGGCAGGATGCGCGGACGCTGGCGCACACGCTGGGGTCGGCCGGAACCCAGGCCTCGGGCCTGTGGGAGTTCCTGCGCGAGGCCGCCGATTCCAAGCAGCTCCATACCGGGCAGGCGGCCGCGAATGGGCTCCTGGCCGCCTATCTGGCACAGGATGGCCTGACCGGCGCGCACGGCGTGCTCGAAGGCCGGCAGGGCATGGCGGCGGGCATGTCCTCGGACGCGGATCCGAGCCGGCTGAGCGATCGCCTGGGCCAGCGCTGGGCCACGCTGGAGACGTCGTTCAAGTTCCACGCCTCGTGCCGCCACACTCATCCGGCCGCCGATGCGCTGTTGCACCTGATGCGTACCGAAGGCATCGCCCACGGCGACATCGCTTCGATCCGCGCCCGGGTGCACCGCGCCGCCATCGACGTGTTGGGCAACGTGGACGAACCCAGCACCGTGCACCAGGCGAAGTTCTCGATGGGGGCGGTGCTGGGCCTGATCGCGGTCCATGGCCGTGCCGGCCTGGAGGAGTTCCGCGACCATGCGCTGACCGATCCCGCGGTGGCGGACATCCGCCGGCGCACGACCATGGTGCTGGACGACGGGGTCGATCGCGCTTATCCCGCCCGCTGGCTGGGCCGTGTCGAGGTCGAGACGCGCGACGGCCGGCGCCTGGCGGCCGCCATCGACAGTCCCAAGGGCGACCCGGACAACACCTTGTCGCGTCCCGAGCTGGAAACCAAGCTGAGGCGCCTGGCGGCCTTCTCCGGCGCGGCGACGCCAGCGGAGATCGATGCGTGGATTCCCCGCCTGTGGAACCTGCGGCACGCGCGCGACCTGTCCGATTTCATGCCGGAGGAGTCATGA